A window of the Oscillospiraceae bacterium NTUH-002-81 genome harbors these coding sequences:
- the infA gene encoding translation initiation factor IF-1, which produces MSKADVIEIEGVVIEKLPNAFFQVELENGHKVLATISGKLRMNYIRILPGDKVTLELSPYDLSKGRIIWRDK; this is translated from the coding sequence ATGTCTAAGGCTGATGTTATTGAAATTGAAGGAGTTGTAATTGAAAAGCTTCCCAACGCGTTTTTTCAGGTAGAGCTGGAGAATGGTCATAAGGTACTTGCAACGATCAGTGGCAAGCTCCGCATGAACTATATCCGTATTCTTCCGGGCGATAAGGTGACACTGGAGCTGTCCCCTTACGATCTGTCCAAGGGAAGAATCATCTGGAGAGATAAATAA
- the rplE gene encoding 50S ribosomal protein L5 has translation MSRLKEIYKNEIVDAMIKKFGYKNIMEVPKLDKIVVNMGVGEAKDNAKVLDSAVKDLETITGQKAVLTRAKKSVANFKIREGMAIGCKVTLRGERMYEFADRLINLALPRVRDFRGINPNAFDGRGNYALGIKEQLIFPEIEYDKVDKVRGMDIIFVTTAKTDEEARELLTLFNMPFAK, from the coding sequence TTGAGTAGATTAAAAGAAATTTACAAGAACGAGATCGTAGACGCTATGATCAAAAAGTTCGGATATAAAAACATTATGGAAGTGCCGAAGCTCGACAAGATCGTTGTAAACATGGGCGTAGGCGAGGCAAAGGATAATGCGAAAGTATTAGATTCTGCTGTTAAGGATCTTGAGACCATCACCGGCCAGAAGGCTGTTCTGACAAGAGCAAAGAAGTCCGTTGCAAACTTCAAGATCAGAGAAGGCATGGCTATCGGCTGTAAAGTAACCTTAAGAGGCGAGAGAATGTATGAGTTCGCTGATCGTCTGATCAACCTGGCTCTGCCCCGTGTACGTGACTTCAGAGGTATCAACCCGAACGCATTCGACGGAAGAGGTAACTACGCTCTCGGTATCAAAGAGCAGCTGATCTTCCCTGAGATCGAGTATGATAAGGTAGACAAGGTAAGAGGTATGGATATCATCTTCGTTACCACTGCCAAGACGGATGAAGAGGCACGTGAACTGCTGACATTATTCAACATGCCGTTTGCTAAATAA
- the rplP gene encoding 50S ribosomal protein L16 — protein sequence MLMPKRVKRRKQFRGSMKGKALRGNTISNGEYGIVALEPAWIKSNQIEAARVAMTRYIKRGGKVWIKIFPDKPVTTKPAETRMGSGKGTLEYWVAVVKPGRVMFEISGVPEETAREALRLATHKLPVKCKVVSRAELEGGENSEN from the coding sequence ATGTTAATGCCAAAGAGAGTAAAGCGTCGTAAACAGTTCCGTGGTTCCATGAAAGGTAAAGCCCTGAGAGGAAACACCATTTCCAACGGTGAGTACGGTATTGTCGCTTTAGAGCCAGCATGGATCAAATCCAACCAGATTGAGGCAGCCCGTGTTGCCATGACCCGTTACATCAAGCGTGGCGGTAAAGTTTGGATCAAGATTTTCCCGGATAAACCAGTAACCACAAAACCTGCTGAAACACGTATGGGTTCCGGTAAAGGAACACTTGAGTACTGGGTAGCAGTTGTTAAACCCGGTCGTGTAATGTTTGAGATTTCCGGCGTTCCAGAAGAAACAGCAAGAGAAGCTCTGCGTCTTGCGACTCATAAGCTTCCCGTTAAGTGCAAAGTTGTTTCTCGCGCAGAGTTAGAAGGCGGTGAAAACAGTGAAAATTAA
- the secY gene encoding preprotein translocase subunit SecY, producing the protein MLKTLQSAFKIKDIRQKIFFTFLMLIVIRIGSQIPVPGVNSGYFAAWFAQQSGDALNFFDAFTGGSFTSMSIFALNISPYITSSIIIQLLTIAIPKLEEMQKEEDGRQKINKITRYTTVLLAFIEGTAMTIGFGGRGLLEKYNFVNCVVVIAAFIAGSTFLMWIGERISEKGIGNGISIVLLINILSRVPSDLATLFEQFVFNKNVAVGVLCAAIIIAIILVVVVLVIFLQDGERRIPVQYSKKMQGRKMVGGQSSHIPLKVNTAGVIPVIFASSLMQMPGIIASFAGVDGGTGIGGQILRTLNSSNWCNPQQPVYSIGLVIYVALCIFFAYFYTSITFNPIEVADNIKKQGGFIPGIRPGKPTTDYLTSILNYTVFVGAVGLLIIVVIPFIFNGVFRASVSFGGTSIIIIVGVILETLKQIESSIPEYYYSHKKSIFG; encoded by the coding sequence ATGCTTAAAACTCTCCAGAGCGCATTTAAAATCAAAGATATCAGACAAAAGATATTCTTTACATTTTTAATGCTGATTGTGATCCGTATCGGATCGCAGATTCCGGTTCCTGGGGTAAACAGCGGTTATTTCGCTGCGTGGTTTGCGCAGCAGTCGGGGGATGCGTTGAATTTCTTTGACGCATTCACCGGGGGCTCCTTCACTTCAATGTCCATTTTCGCATTGAACATCAGCCCTTATATTACATCTTCCATCATCATCCAGCTTCTGACCATTGCGATTCCGAAGCTGGAAGAGATGCAGAAGGAAGAAGATGGCAGACAGAAGATCAACAAGATTACCCGTTACACGACAGTGTTGCTGGCCTTCATCGAAGGTACGGCCATGACCATCGGTTTTGGCGGAAGAGGACTTCTGGAGAAGTACAATTTTGTCAACTGTGTTGTCGTGATCGCTGCATTCATCGCAGGTTCCACATTCCTCATGTGGATCGGCGAGCGGATCAGTGAGAAGGGCATCGGCAATGGTATTTCCATCGTCCTGCTGATCAACATTCTGTCCAGAGTGCCCAGTGATCTGGCTACTCTGTTTGAACAGTTCGTATTCAATAAGAATGTGGCTGTCGGCGTGCTTTGTGCAGCGATCATCATTGCAATCATTCTCGTGGTTGTCGTTCTTGTCATTTTCCTGCAGGACGGCGAGCGCAGAATCCCTGTACAGTATTCCAAGAAAATGCAGGGCCGCAAGATGGTGGGCGGACAGTCCTCCCACATTCCGCTGAAGGTCAACACCGCAGGCGTGATTCCGGTCATCTTCGCATCATCCCTGATGCAGATGCCTGGCATTATTGCAAGCTTCGCCGGTGTGGACGGCGGTACGGGAATTGGCGGACAGATTTTGCGGACGCTGAATTCTTCCAACTGGTGTAATCCTCAGCAGCCGGTATACAGTATCGGACTTGTGATTTATGTAGCCCTTTGTATTTTCTTCGCATATTTCTACACATCGATCACCTTCAACCCGATCGAGGTTGCAGACAATATCAAGAAACAGGGCGGCTTCATTCCGGGCATCCGTCCGGGCAAGCCCACGACTGATTATCTGACAAGCATTCTGAATTACACAGTATTTGTCGGAGCAGTCGGCCTGCTGATCATCGTGGTGATCCCGTTCATTTTCAACGGTGTCTTCCGCGCAAGTGTTTCCTTTGGTGGAACTTCGATCATCATCATTGTGGGTGTCATCCTCGAGACCCTCAAGCAGATTGAGTCCAGCATTCCGGAATACTACTATTCGCATAAGAAATCCATTTTTGGATAA
- the rpsK gene encoding 30S ribosomal protein S11, with protein MAKKVAKKVTKKRVRKNVERGQAHIQSSFNNTIVTLTDTEGNALSWASAGGLGFRGSRKSTPYAAQMAAETATKAALPHGLKTVDVFVKGPGSGREAAIRALQACGLEVTSIKDVTPVPHNGCRPPKRRRV; from the coding sequence ATGGCGAAAAAAGTTGCAAAAAAAGTGACAAAAAAGCGCGTTAGAAAAAACGTTGAACGTGGACAGGCACATATTCAGTCTTCCTTTAACAACACGATTGTTACCCTGACTGATACCGAGGGAAATGCTTTATCCTGGGCAAGTGCTGGTGGTCTTGGATTTAGAGGTTCAAGGAAATCTACCCCTTATGCAGCACAGATGGCTGCAGAGACTGCGACAAAGGCAGCGTTACCGCACGGCTTAAAGACCGTAGATGTATTCGTAAAAGGTCCCGGATCGGGACGTGAGGCAGCTATCCGTGCCCTTCAGGCATGCGGCCTCGAGGTTACAAGCATCAAGGACGTAACTCCGGTTCCGCACAATGGATGCCGTCCGCCGAAACGCAGAAGAGTCTAG
- the rpsD gene encoding 30S ribosomal protein S4, protein MAVNRTPVLKRCRSLGMDPIYLGIDKKSNRQSQRAGKKQSEYALQLREKQKAKFIYGVLEKPFRNYYDRADRMKGMTGENLMIMLESRLDNVIFRLGFARTRREARQIVDHKHVLVNGKCVNIPSYLIKAGDQIEIREKSKGSQRYKDILEVTGGRLVPEWLEADQENLKGTVKELPSREAIDVPVNEMLIVELYSK, encoded by the coding sequence ATGGCAGTGAACAGAACACCTGTCCTGAAAAGATGCAGATCCCTTGGTATGGATCCGATCTACTTAGGAATTGATAAAAAATCTAACAGACAGTCCCAGAGAGCTGGTAAGAAGCAGAGTGAGTACGCTCTTCAGCTTCGCGAGAAACAGAAAGCAAAATTCATCTACGGCGTACTGGAGAAGCCTTTCCGTAATTACTACGACAGAGCTGACCGTATGAAGGGTATGACCGGTGAGAACCTGATGATCATGCTCGAGAGCAGACTTGACAATGTTATCTTCCGTCTTGGTTTCGCAAGAACAAGAAGAGAGGCAAGACAGATCGTTGACCACAAGCACGTTCTTGTAAACGGCAAGTGCGTAAACATCCCGTCTTATCTGATCAAGGCTGGCGACCAGATCGAGATCAGAGAGAAGAGCAAAGGCTCTCAGAGATACAAAGATATCCTTGAGGTTACCGGCGGCAGACTCGTTCCGGAATGGTTAGAGGCTGATCAGGAGAATTTAAAGGGTACTGTAAAGGAGCTTCCGAGCAGAGAAGCTATCGATGTACCGGTAAACGAGATGCTTATCGTCGAGTTGTACTCCAAATAA
- the rplN gene encoding 50S ribosomal protein L14 has protein sequence MIQQETRLKVADNTGAKELLCIRVMGGSTRRYANIGDVIVASVKDATPGGVVKKGDVVKAVVVRTVKGARRKDGSYIKFDENAAVIIKDDKTPRGTRIFGPVARELREKQFMKIVSLAPEVL, from the coding sequence ATGATTCAGCAGGAAACTAGACTTAAAGTTGCCGACAACACCGGTGCAAAAGAACTGCTCTGCATCCGTGTGATGGGCGGATCCACAAGAAGATACGCAAACATCGGCGATGTCATTGTTGCCAGCGTTAAAGATGCAACACCAGGCGGCGTTGTTAAAAAAGGCGACGTAGTAAAAGCAGTCGTTGTACGTACGGTTAAAGGCGCACGTCGTAAAGACGGTTCTTATATTAAATTCGATGAGAATGCAGCTGTTATTATCAAAGACGACAAGACTCCAAGAGGAACTCGTATTTTTGGACCAGTAGCCAGAGAGCTTCGTGAGAAACAGTTTATGAAGATTGTTTCCTTAGCTCCGGAAGTATTATAG
- the rplO gene encoding 50S ribosomal protein L15, translating into MDLSNLRPADGSKQSDNFRRGRGHGSGNGKTAGKGHKGQKARSGGGKRPGFEGGQMPLYRRIPKRGFTNRNTVEIVGINVSALERFDNDAVVTVETLVEAGIVKNPRDGVKILGNGELTKKLTVQANAFSAGAAAKIEALGGKAEVI; encoded by the coding sequence ATGGATTTATCAAACTTAAGACCGGCAGACGGTTCCAAACAGAGTGATAATTTCAGAAGAGGCCGTGGACATGGTTCAGGAAACGGCAAGACAGCTGGCAAAGGCCACAAAGGACAGAAGGCTCGTTCCGGCGGCGGAAAGAGACCGGGCTTTGAGGGCGGCCAGATGCCGTTATACAGAAGAATTCCCAAGAGAGGTTTCACAAACAGAAATACTGTTGAGATCGTTGGGATCAATGTAAGCGCACTTGAGAGATTTGACAACGATGCAGTTGTAACTGTTGAGACACTTGTTGAGGCAGGCATCGTAAAGAATCCGAGAGACGGCGTTAAAATTCTTGGAAATGGAGAATTAACCAAAAAGCTTACCGTTCAGGCAAATGCTTTCAGTGCTGGAGCAGCTGCTAAGATCGAGGCTCTCGGTGGAAAAGCTGAGGTGATCTAA
- the rpsM gene encoding 30S ribosomal protein S13, with amino-acid sequence MARIAGVDLPREKRAEIGLTYIYGIGRVSANKILAAANVNPDTRVRDLTDEEVKRLSAVIDEQYMVEGDLRRDVAMNIKRLQEIGCYRGIRHRKGLPVRGQKTKTNARTRKGPKRTVANKKK; translated from the coding sequence ATGGCTCGTATTGCTGGTGTAGACTTACCAAGAGAAAAACGTGCAGAGATTGGACTGACTTACATCTACGGAATCGGAAGAGTAAGCGCCAACAAAATTTTAGCAGCAGCGAATGTTAATCCGGACACTCGTGTCAGAGACCTGACTGACGAAGAGGTTAAGAGACTGAGCGCTGTTATCGATGAACAGTACATGGTAGAGGGCGACTTAAGAAGAGATGTTGCCATGAACATCAAGAGACTTCAGGAGATCGGATGCTACAGAGGAATCCGTCACAGAAAAGGCCTGCCGGTTCGTGGTCAGAAGACAAAGACCAACGCAAGAACAAGAAAAGGCCCGAAGAGAACAGTTGCCAACAAGAAGAAATAA
- a CDS encoding adenylate kinase — protein sequence MKIIMLGAPGAGKGTQAKMIADKYGIPHISTGDIFRANIKNGTELGKKAKGYMDQGLLVPDELVVDLVADRIVQDDCKNGFVLDGFPRTIPQAEALDEALKKLGTSIDYALNIEVPDDNIVTRMSGRRACVSCGATYHLVHIPPKKEGICDRCGAALILRDDDKPETVKKRLAVYHEQTQPLIDYYSKQGCLKEVDGTVDMSDVFDAIVKILGA from the coding sequence ATGAAGATTATTATGTTAGGTGCACCTGGAGCAGGAAAAGGAACACAGGCGAAGATGATCGCCGACAAGTACGGCATCCCGCACATTTCCACAGGCGATATTTTCCGTGCCAATATCAAGAACGGAACCGAGCTGGGCAAGAAAGCCAAGGGTTACATGGATCAGGGGCTGCTGGTGCCGGATGAGCTGGTGGTAGATCTGGTGGCAGACCGCATCGTACAGGACGACTGCAAGAACGGTTTTGTACTGGACGGCTTCCCGCGGACTATTCCCCAGGCAGAGGCGCTGGACGAGGCACTGAAAAAACTGGGCACATCCATTGACTATGCGCTGAACATCGAAGTGCCGGATGACAACATCGTGACCCGTATGTCCGGCAGACGTGCCTGCGTATCCTGCGGCGCTACCTATCATTTAGTACATATCCCTCCGAAGAAAGAGGGAATCTGCGACAGATGCGGCGCAGCACTCATCTTACGTGACGACGACAAGCCGGAGACCGTAAAGAAGCGCCTGGCAGTATACCATGAGCAGACACAGCCGCTGATCGATTACTATTCCAAGCAGGGCTGCCTGAAAGAGGTTGATGGTACTGTGGACATGAGCGACGTATTTGACGCGATTGTGAAGATTTTAGGAGCATAA
- a CDS encoding KOW domain-containing RNA-binding protein, with product MEYQTGMLVESRAGHDKGELYIITGITDGYVALSDGRLKPVDHPKRKKPMHIAKKADIPALLSEKLAQGMPLTNEDIKRVIKLWRSENV from the coding sequence ATGGAATATCAGACAGGAATGCTCGTGGAATCCCGGGCGGGGCACGACAAAGGAGAACTATACATCATCACGGGGATCACGGACGGCTATGTGGCTTTAAGCGACGGACGGCTGAAACCGGTGGATCACCCGAAGCGAAAGAAACCGATGCATATCGCAAAGAAAGCAGACATCCCGGCGCTTCTTTCAGAGAAGCTGGCGCAGGGAATGCCGCTTACCAATGAAGATATCAAAAGAGTAATTAAATTATGGAGGTCAGAAAATGTCTAA
- the rplF gene encoding 50S ribosomal protein L6 has protein sequence MSRIGRMPIAIPAGVTVEIAENNKVTVKGPKGTLERVLPAEMEIKVEDGHVVVTRPNDLKKMKSLHGLTRTLIHNMVEGVEKGYEKILEVNGVGYRAAKSGKTLTLNLGYSHPVEMTDPEGIEAVVEGQNKIIVKGIDKEKVGQYAAEIRDKRRPEPYKGKGIKYADEVIRRKVGKTGKK, from the coding sequence ATGTCACGTATAGGAAGAATGCCAATCGCGATTCCGGCAGGTGTAACTGTAGAGATCGCAGAAAATAATAAAGTGACGGTTAAAGGTCCTAAGGGAACTCTTGAAAGAGTATTACCTGCAGAAATGGAAATCAAAGTCGAGGATGGTCATGTAGTTGTTACAAGACCCAACGATTTAAAGAAAATGAAATCTTTACATGGTCTGACCAGAACCCTGATCCACAACATGGTTGAGGGCGTTGAGAAGGGTTATGAGAAGATTCTGGAAGTAAACGGTGTTGGTTACCGTGCTGCTAAGTCCGGCAAGACATTAACTCTGAACCTTGGATATTCCCATCCGGTAGAGATGACCGATCCGGAAGGTATCGAGGCTGTCGTTGAGGGACAGAACAAGATCATCGTTAAGGGTATCGATAAAGAAAAAGTTGGCCAGTACGCTGCTGAGATCAGAGACAAGAGAAGACCTGAGCCTTATAAGGGCAAGGGCATCAAGTATGCTGATGAAGTGATCCGGCGTAAAGTTGGTAAGACAGGTAAGAAATAA
- the rplR gene encoding 50S ribosomal protein L18 — translation MVSKESRAKVRVNKHRKLRNRFSGTAERPRLAVFRSNNHMYAQIIDDTVGNTLVSASTLQSDVKAELEKTNNVEAAAYLGTVIAKKALEKGITSVVFDRGGFIYQGKIKALADAAREAGLNF, via the coding sequence ATGGTTAGTAAAGAATCAAGAGCGAAAGTTCGCGTAAATAAACATAGAAAATTACGCAATCGTTTCAGCGGCACTGCCGAGAGACCGCGTTTAGCTGTGTTTAGAAGCAATAATCATATGTATGCTCAGATCATTGACGATACGGTTGGAAATACTCTCGTTTCAGCTTCCACACTGCAGAGTGATGTTAAAGCAGAACTGGAAAAGACCAACAACGTTGAGGCAGCAGCATACCTCGGAACTGTAATTGCAAAGAAAGCTTTGGAAAAAGGCATTACTTCTGTTGTATTCGACAGAGGAGGATTTATATACCAGGGCAAGATCAAGGCTCTCGCTGATGCAGCAAGAGAAGCTGGTCTGAATTTCTAA
- the rpsC gene encoding 30S ribosomal protein S3, translating into MGQKVNPHGLRVGVIKDWDSKWYAEGDFADCLIEDYNIRKFLKKRLYSAGVSKIEIERASDKVKIIIYTAKPGLVIGKGGAEIEKVKAELAACTDKKLIVDIKEVKRPDRDAQLVAENIASQLENRVSFRRAMKSCMGRTMKTGAKGIKTAVSGRLGGADIARTEFYSEGTIPLQTLRADIDYGFAEADTTYGKLGVKVWIYKGEVLPTKAAKEGSDK; encoded by the coding sequence ATGGGACAGAAAGTTAACCCGCATGGTTTAAGAGTCGGTGTTATTAAAGACTGGGATTCCAAATGGTATGCAGAAGGCGATTTCGCTGATTGCTTAATTGAGGATTATAACATCAGAAAATTCCTGAAGAAGAGATTATACAGCGCAGGCGTTTCCAAGATCGAGATCGAGAGAGCGTCTGACAAAGTAAAGATCATCATCTACACCGCAAAACCGGGTCTTGTGATCGGTAAGGGCGGCGCAGAGATCGAGAAAGTCAAAGCAGAGCTTGCAGCTTGCACAGACAAGAAGCTCATCGTTGACATCAAAGAAGTAAAGAGACCGGACAGAGATGCTCAGCTCGTTGCTGAGAACATCGCTAGCCAGCTTGAGAACCGTGTTTCCTTCCGTCGTGCTATGAAGTCCTGCATGGGCAGAACGATGAAGACTGGTGCAAAGGGTATCAAGACCGCTGTATCCGGACGTCTCGGCGGCGCAGATATTGCACGTACCGAGTTCTACAGCGAGGGAACTATCCCGCTTCAGACATTAAGAGCAGATATTGACTATGGTTTCGCAGAGGCAGATACCACCTACGGCAAACTTGGCGTAAAGGTTTGGATCTACAAAGGCGAAGTTCTTCCAACGAAAGCAGCAAAGGAAGGGAGCGATAAATAA
- a CDS encoding DNA-directed RNA polymerase subunit alpha, with protein MFDFNKPKIEIAEISEDKKYGRFVVEPLERGYGTTLGNSLRRIMLSSLPGAAVSQVKIDGVLHEFSSIPGVKEDVTEIIMNIKSLAIKNSSESNEPKKAYIEFEGEGVVTAADIQVDQDIEILNKDQVIATLSGGADCKLYMELTITKGRGYVSADKNKTEDMPIGVIAVDSIYTPVERVNLTVENTRVGQITDFDKLTLDVFTNGTLAPDEAVSLAAKVLSEHLSLFIDLSENAKTAEVMIEKEDNEKEKVLEMNIDELELSVRSYNCLKRAGINTVEELCNRTSEDMMKVRNLGRKSLEEVLAKLKELGLQLNPSDEN; from the coding sequence GTGTTCGATTTTAACAAACCAAAAATTGAAATTGCTGAAATTTCAGAAGATAAAAAGTACGGAAGATTCGTAGTTGAGCCGCTCGAGAGAGGTTACGGCACAACACTTGGTAATTCCCTCAGAAGAATTATGTTGTCTTCCTTACCGGGTGCGGCAGTCAGCCAGGTCAAGATTGACGGCGTCCTTCACGAATTCAGCTCTATCCCTGGAGTGAAGGAAGACGTAACTGAGATCATCATGAACATCAAAAGCCTTGCTATCAAGAACAGCAGTGAATCCAATGAGCCTAAGAAGGCGTACATCGAATTCGAGGGTGAGGGCGTGGTTACTGCGGCGGATATTCAGGTAGATCAGGACATTGAGATCCTGAACAAGGATCAGGTGATCGCAACCTTAAGCGGCGGCGCAGACTGCAAGCTTTACATGGAGCTGACCATCACAAAGGGTCGCGGCTATGTGAGCGCAGACAAGAACAAGACCGAAGATATGCCCATCGGCGTTATTGCTGTGGATTCCATCTATACTCCGGTTGAGCGTGTGAACCTCACAGTTGAGAACACACGTGTCGGTCAGATCACTGATTTCGATAAGCTTACTTTAGATGTGTTCACCAACGGAACACTGGCTCCCGACGAGGCAGTGAGCCTTGCAGCCAAGGTTCTCAGCGAGCACTTAAGTCTCTTTATCGATCTTTCTGAGAACGCCAAGACGGCAGAGGTCATGATCGAGAAAGAGGACAACGAGAAAGAGAAAGTTCTGGAAATGAACATTGACGAGCTGGAGCTGTCTGTTCGTTCCTACAACTGTCTGAAGAGAGCCGGAATCAACACGGTTGAAGAGCTTTGCAACAGAACATCCGAGGACATGATGAAGGTTCGTAACCTGGGCCGGAAATCCCTCGAGGAAGTACTGGCGAAGCTGAAAGAGCTTGGACTTCAGCTGAATCCAAGCGACGAGAACTAA
- the rpsQ gene encoding 30S ribosomal protein S17 codes for MERNLRKTRTGKVISNKMDKTIVVAVEEHVKHPLYNKVVKSTYKLKAHDENNECSIGDTVKVMETRPLSKDKRWRLVEIVEKVK; via the coding sequence GTGGAAAGAAATCTGAGAAAAACACGTACAGGCAAAGTAATCAGCAATAAGATGGACAAAACCATCGTAGTAGCTGTTGAAGAGCACGTAAAGCACCCGCTTTACAATAAGGTCGTAAAAAGCACCTACAAGTTAAAAGCTCATGATGAGAACAATGAGTGCAGCATCGGTGATACGGTGAAAGTGATGGAGACAAGACCGCTGTCCAAGGACAAGAGATGGAGACTTGTTGAGATCGTAGAGAAAGTGAAATAA
- a CDS encoding type Z 30S ribosomal protein S14 yields the protein MAKTAMKLKQQRPAKFSSREYTRCRICGRPHAYLRKYGICRICFRELAYKGQIPGVKKASW from the coding sequence ATGGCTAAGACAGCAATGAAACTGAAACAGCAGCGTCCTGCAAAGTTCTCCTCAAGAGAATACACACGCTGCAGAATCTGTGGACGTCCACATGCGTACCTTAGAAAATACGGAATCTGCAGAATTTGCTTCCGCGAGTTAGCATACAAAGGACAGATTCCTGGCGTTAAGAAAGCCAGCTGGTAA
- the rplX gene encoding 50S ribosomal protein L24 gives MSAMKIKKGDTVKVIAGKDKDKEGKVLAVNAKNNTVIVEGINMITKHAKPSVANQNGGILHQESPLDASNVMYVHKGKATRIGYKMDGDKKVRVAKSTGEVID, from the coding sequence ATGTCTGCAATGAAGATTAAAAAAGGCGACACCGTTAAGGTAATTGCCGGTAAGGATAAAGACAAAGAGGGTAAAGTTCTGGCAGTCAATGCGAAAAACAACACAGTTATCGTTGAGGGCATCAACATGATCACAAAGCATGCAAAGCCCAGCGTTGCCAACCAGAATGGCGGAATCCTGCATCAGGAGAGCCCGCTGGATGCTTCCAACGTTATGTACGTTCATAAGGGAAAAGCTACCAGAATCGGCTACAAGATGGATGGGGACAAGAAAGTCCGCGTTGCAAAATCAACCGGCGAGGTTATCGATTAA
- the rpmC gene encoding 50S ribosomal protein L29, which produces MKINKYVEELRAKSASELNEELVAAKKELFNLRFQNATNQLDNTSRIKEVRKTIARIQTIITEKANAAQ; this is translated from the coding sequence GTGAAAATTAATAAATATGTAGAAGAGTTAAGAGCAAAATCTGCTTCGGAATTAAATGAAGAATTAGTAGCTGCTAAAAAGGAACTGTTCAACTTAAGATTCCAGAACGCAACCAATCAGCTGGATAACACGAGCAGAATCAAAGAAGTCAGAAAGACGATTGCAAGAATCCAGACAATTATCACTGAGAAGGCAAACGCTGCTCAGTAA
- the rpmD gene encoding 50S ribosomal protein L30 has protein sequence MADKIKVTLVKSPIGAVPKTRATVEALGLKKVNASNVLPNTDATKGMIQKVRHLVKVEEV, from the coding sequence ATGGCAGACAAGATTAAAGTTACTTTAGTAAAGTCCCCGATCGGTGCTGTTCCGAAGACAAGAGCTACCGTTGAGGCACTTGGACTGAAGAAAGTCAACGCATCCAATGTTTTACCGAATACCGATGCAACAAAGGGTATGATCCAGAAGGTAAGACATCTGGTAAAAGTAGAAGAGGTTTAA
- the rpsE gene encoding 30S ribosomal protein S5: MRHEIIDASQFELQDKVVTIKRVTKVVKGGRNMRFTALVVVGDGQGHVGVGLGKAAEIPEAIRKGKEDAAKKLITVSLDENNSITHDFIGKFGSASVLLKRAPEGTGIIAGGPARAVIELAGIKNIRTKSLGSNNKQNVVLATIEGLRQLKTPEEVARLRGKSVEEIVG; encoded by the coding sequence ATGAGACATGAGATCATTGACGCCAGCCAGTTTGAGTTACAGGACAAGGTCGTGACGATCAAGCGTGTAACCAAGGTAGTTAAAGGCGGCCGTAACATGCGCTTCACCGCTCTGGTAGTAGTAGGTGACGGACAGGGTCATGTAGGTGTTGGCCTTGGAAAAGCTGCAGAAATTCCGGAAGCAATCCGCAAAGGAAAAGAGGACGCAGCAAAGAAGCTCATCACAGTAAGCCTGGATGAGAATAACAGTATTACTCATGATTTTATCGGAAAGTTCGGCAGCGCAAGCGTGCTTCTGAAGAGAGCTCCGGAAGGTACCGGTATCATCGCTGGTGGTCCGGCGCGTGCAGTCATCGAGCTTGCAGGAATCAAGAATATCCGTACAAAATCCCTCGGCTCCAACAACAAGCAGAACGTTGTTCTGGCAACCATCGAGGGCCTGCGTCAGCTGAAGACTCCGGAAGAAGTAGCCAGACTCCGCGGAAAATCTGTTGAAGAGATTGTAGGCTAA